The proteins below come from a single Ciona intestinalis unplaced genomic scaffold, KH HT000116.2, whole genome shotgun sequence genomic window:
- the LOC100175355 gene encoding peroxisomal trans-2-enoyl-CoA reductase-like isoform X2, which produces MLKAGNDLGLSPAERDIINLVQQGVCFHEGFASSNMLSVKSVLKPNLFRGNVAVVTGGGTGIGKAIASELASLGCNVVIASRNESKLNDAAEVLNRNPTLSGRITPMQCNIRKPDQVKTLFKNTVKMFGKLDYLVNNGGGQFLSPAENISPKGWHAVIETNLTGTFYCCQTVFNEWMAENGGVIVNIVVDMWRGYPFLSHTGAARAAVDNLTKSLAIEWISKGVRINSVAPGTIFSETAVANYPPNTFDEAKKIQPSCRLGVPEEISGVVCFLLSPAASFITGETVKVDGAQSLYDQPIKVPPHNKLPTWKWSKLFFISGTNFKVPNIFNYMRTHTIMGSQKAGIQNDHLEGGYQRKMKICI; this is translated from the exons ATGCTAAAAGCTGGAAACGATTTGGGCCTGTCACCGGCTGAACGGGATATCATTAACCTCGTTCAACAGggggtttgttttcatgaa GGATTTGCATCTTCTAATATGCTATCGGTTAAATCTGTATTAAAACCAAACTTGTTTCGTGGGAATGTTGCAGTTGTAACTGGTGGAGGTACAGGAATTGGTAAAGCAATTGCTTCAGAGCTTGCTAGCCTTGGTTGTAATGTGGTTATAGCATCAAGGAATGAAAGTAAACTCAATGATGCTGCAGAAGTATTAAACAGGAATCCTACTTTATCCGGCCGAATCACTCCAATGCAGTGCAATATAAGAAAACCTGATCAAGTGAAAACTTTGTTCAAGAATACAGTAAAAATGTTTGGGAAATTGGACTATCTGGTTAACAATGGTGGGGGACAGTTTCTGTCTCCTGCTGAGAATATTTCTCCAAAGGGTTGGCATGCTGTCATTGAAACAAATCTTACTGGGACGTTCTATTGTTGCCAAACTGTTTTCAACGAGTGGATGGCGGAAAACGGGGGTgttattgtaaatattgttgtgGATATGTGGAGAGGCTACCCTTTTCTTTCTCACACTGGGGCAGCAAGAGCTGCTGTTGACAACCTTACCAAGTCACTTGCAATTGAATGGATTTCAAAAGGTGTACGAATCAACTCAGTTGCACCGGGAACTATTTTCTCCGAAACAGCTGTTGCAAACTACCCACCAAACACATTTGATgaagcaaaaaaaattcaaccaAGCTGCAGATTGGGTGTACCAGAAGAAATATCTggagttgtttgttttttgttgtccCCAGCTGCATCCTTCATTACag GTGAAACTGTTAAGGTGGATGGGGCACAAAGTTTATATGATCAACCAATAAAAGTTCCCCCTCATAATAAATTGCCAACATGGAAGTGGAGCAAGTT GTTCTTTATTAGTGGAACAAACTTTAAAGTACCAAACATTTTCAATTATATGAGAACTCATACAATAATGGGAAGTCAGAAG GCGGGTATTCAAAATGACCATCTTGAAGGGggataccaacgaaaaatgaaaatttgtatatga
- the LOC101242271 gene encoding zinc finger MYM-type protein 1-like — MGGIVRQNREFFKIVIDTVKLCGRQNFALRGHRDSGPLSVNDGDFESGINEGNFRALLRYKVSSGDKILLDHIKTSPRNATYISWQVQNEIINLYESNIRQCIVNKVKDAVFYSVLADETSDVSLIEQLSICVRYVEVANDNKPEIREDFLGFVAVENMSGHALANSIIETLKMWGLDLSNLRGQGYDGAANMAMQFRGVQAHRYINGRM; from the exons ATGGGTGGAATAGTACGACAGAATCGAGAATTTTTTAAGATTGTCATCGATACCGTGAAATTGTGTGGACGTCAAAACTTTGCACTGAGAGGTCATAGAGATAGCGGCCCTTTAAGTGTAAATGACGGAGATTTTGAAAGTGGTATAAACGAAGGGAACTTCCGAGCATTGCTACGTTACAAGGTTTCTTCTGgagataaaatattgttagaTCACATTAAAACTTCCCCGCGTAATGCAACCTACATTAGTTGGCAAGTCCAGAACGAAATTATTAATTTGTACGAGAGCAACATTCGGCAATGCATCGTGAACAAGGTGAAAGATGCGGTCTTTTACTCAGTTCTAGCAGACGAAACTAGCGATGTTTCGCTAATCGAACAACTGTCTATTTGTGTCCGTTATGTGGAGGTGGCCAACGACAATAAACCAGAAATTAGAGAAGACTTCTTGGGTTTTGTGGCTGTGGAAAATATGTCCGGGCATGCGCTTGCTAATTCAATTATTGAAACGTTAAAGATGTGGGGGCTCGATCTATCCAATTTACGCGGTCAAGGATATGATGGAGCGGCAAACATGGCAATGCAGTTTCGTGGTGTTCAAGCGCAC AGATACATAAACGGACGTATGTAA
- the LOC100175355 gene encoding peroxisomal trans-2-enoyl-CoA reductase-like isoform X1, translated as MLKAGNDLGLSPAERDIINLVQQGVCFHEGFASSNMLSVKSVLKPNLFRGNVAVVTGGGTGIGKAIASELASLGCNVVIASRNESKLNDAAEVLNRNPTLSGRITPMQCNIRKPDQVKTLFKNTVKMFGKLDYLVNNGGGQFLSPAENISPKGWHAVIETNLTGTFYCCQTVFNEWMAENGGVIVNIVVDMWRGYPFLSHTGAARAAVDNLTKSLAIEWISKGVRINSVAPGTIFSETAVANYPPNTFDEAKKIQPSCRLGVPEEISGVVCFLLSPAASFITGETVKVDGAQSLYDQPIKVPPHNKLPTWKWSKLFFISGTNFKVPNIFNYMRTHTIMGSQKFLYDRRVFKMTILKGDTNEK; from the exons ATGCTAAAAGCTGGAAACGATTTGGGCCTGTCACCGGCTGAACGGGATATCATTAACCTCGTTCAACAGggggtttgttttcatgaa GGATTTGCATCTTCTAATATGCTATCGGTTAAATCTGTATTAAAACCAAACTTGTTTCGTGGGAATGTTGCAGTTGTAACTGGTGGAGGTACAGGAATTGGTAAAGCAATTGCTTCAGAGCTTGCTAGCCTTGGTTGTAATGTGGTTATAGCATCAAGGAATGAAAGTAAACTCAATGATGCTGCAGAAGTATTAAACAGGAATCCTACTTTATCCGGCCGAATCACTCCAATGCAGTGCAATATAAGAAAACCTGATCAAGTGAAAACTTTGTTCAAGAATACAGTAAAAATGTTTGGGAAATTGGACTATCTGGTTAACAATGGTGGGGGACAGTTTCTGTCTCCTGCTGAGAATATTTCTCCAAAGGGTTGGCATGCTGTCATTGAAACAAATCTTACTGGGACGTTCTATTGTTGCCAAACTGTTTTCAACGAGTGGATGGCGGAAAACGGGGGTgttattgtaaatattgttgtgGATATGTGGAGAGGCTACCCTTTTCTTTCTCACACTGGGGCAGCAAGAGCTGCTGTTGACAACCTTACCAAGTCACTTGCAATTGAATGGATTTCAAAAGGTGTACGAATCAACTCAGTTGCACCGGGAACTATTTTCTCCGAAACAGCTGTTGCAAACTACCCACCAAACACATTTGATgaagcaaaaaaaattcaaccaAGCTGCAGATTGGGTGTACCAGAAGAAATATCTggagttgtttgttttttgttgtccCCAGCTGCATCCTTCATTACag GTGAAACTGTTAAGGTGGATGGGGCACAAAGTTTATATGATCAACCAATAAAAGTTCCCCCTCATAATAAATTGCCAACATGGAAGTGGAGCAAGTT GTTCTTTATTAGTGGAACAAACTTTAAAGTACCAAACATTTTCAATTATATGAGAACTCATACAATAATGGGAAGTCAGAAG TTTTTATATGATAGGCGGGTATTCAAAATGACCATCTTGAAGGGggataccaacgaaaaatga